In Tenebrio molitor chromosome 8, icTenMoli1.1, whole genome shotgun sequence, a genomic segment contains:
- the Tm2 gene encoding tropomyosin-1 isoform X1, with translation MDAIKKKMQAMKLEKDNAQDKADAMEGQAKDANLRVEKLNEELRDLQKKLAQVEGDFSSTKNNLEQANKDLEEKEKTLTNAESEMAALNRKVQLIEEDLERSEERLTTATTKLAEASQAADESFRMCKVLENRSQQDEERMDQLTNQLKEARLLAEDADNKSDEVSRKLAFVEDELEVAEDRVKGGDAKIMELEEELKVVGNSLKSLEVSEEKANQRVEEFKKQLKTLTVKLKEAEARAEYAEKTVKKLQKEVDRLEDFVLREKAKYHNIVTDIDKTFVEMSSLSSQK, from the exons ATGGACGCGATCAAGAAGAAGATGCAAGCGATGAAGCTTGAGAAGGACAATGCTCAAGACAAGGCCGATGCGATGGAGGGCCAGGCCAAAGACGCGAACCTCCGCGTGGAAAAGCTCAACGAAGAGTTGAGAGATCTGCAGAAGAAACTGGCTCAAGTAGAGGGTGACTTCTCCTCCACCAAGAACAACCTGGAACAAGCCAACAAGGATCTGGAAGAGAAGGAAAAGACGCTGACCAAC GCTGAGTCTGAAATGGCCGCTCTTAACCGCAAAGTCCAACTGATTGAGGAAGATTTGGAACGTTCGGAGGAGCGTCTGACCACGGCTACCACCAAACTGGCTGAAGCCTCCCAAGCAGCTGACGAGAGCTTCCG TATGTGCAAAGTATTGGAAAATCGCTCGCAACAGGATGAGGAACGCATGGACCAACTGACCAACCAGCTGAAAGAAGCGCGTCTGTTGGCTGAAGACGCCGACAACAAATCGGACGAAGTGTCCCGCAAGCTGGCCTTCGTTGAAGACGAGCTCGAAGTGGCCGAGGACCGCGTCAAAGGTGGCGACGCCAAGATCATGGAGTTGGAGGAAGAGCTGAAAGTCGTCGGCAACTCCCTCAAATCTCTGGAAGTGTCGGAAGAGAAGGCCAACCAGAGAGTCGAGGAGTTCAAGAAGCAACTCAAGACCCTCACCGTCAAGCTAAAGGAAGCCGAGGCTCGCGCCGAGTACGCCGAGAAGACCGTCAAGAAGCTCCAGAAGGAAGTCGACAGGCTTGAAG ATTTCGTGCTTCGCGAAAAAGCTAAATACCACAACATTGTCACCGACATCGACAAGACCTTTGTCGAGATGTCCTCCCTCAGCTCGCAAAAATAA
- the Tm2 gene encoding tropomyosin-1 isoform X2: MDAIKKKMQAMKLEKDNAQDKADAMEGQAKDANLRVEKLNEELRDLQKKLAQVEGDFSSTKNNLEQANKDLEEKEKTLTNAESEMAALNRKVQLIEEDLERSEERLTTATTKLAEASQAADESFRMCKVLENRSQQDEERMDQLTNQLKEARLLAEDADNKSDEVSRKLAFVEDELEVAEDRVKGGDAKIMELEEELKVVGNSLKSLEVSEEKANQRVEEFKKQLKTLTVKLKEAEARAEYAEKTVKKLQKEVDRLEDELGINKDRYKSLADEMDSTFAELAGY, encoded by the exons ATGGACGCGATCAAGAAGAAGATGCAAGCGATGAAGCTTGAGAAGGACAATGCTCAAGACAAGGCCGATGCGATGGAGGGCCAGGCCAAAGACGCGAACCTCCGCGTGGAAAAGCTCAACGAAGAGTTGAGAGATCTGCAGAAGAAACTGGCTCAAGTAGAGGGTGACTTCTCCTCCACCAAGAACAACCTGGAACAAGCCAACAAGGATCTGGAAGAGAAGGAAAAGACGCTGACCAAC GCTGAGTCTGAAATGGCCGCTCTTAACCGCAAAGTCCAACTGATTGAGGAAGATTTGGAACGTTCGGAGGAGCGTCTGACCACGGCTACCACCAAACTGGCTGAAGCCTCCCAAGCAGCTGACGAGAGCTTCCG TATGTGCAAAGTATTGGAAAATCGCTCGCAACAGGATGAGGAACGCATGGACCAACTGACCAACCAGCTGAAAGAAGCGCGTCTGTTGGCTGAAGACGCCGACAACAAATCGGACGAAGTGTCCCGCAAGCTGGCCTTCGTTGAAGACGAGCTCGAAGTGGCCGAGGACCGCGTCAAAGGTGGCGACGCCAAGATCATGGAGTTGGAGGAAGAGCTGAAAGTCGTCGGCAACTCCCTCAAATCTCTGGAAGTGTCGGAAGAGAAGGCCAACCAGAGAGTCGAGGAGTTCAAGAAGCAACTCAAGACCCTCACCGTCAAGCTAAAGGAAGCCGAGGCTCGCGCCGAGTACGCCGAGAAGACCGTCAAGAAGCTCCAGAAGGAAGTCGACAGGCTTGAAG aCGAGCTCGGCATCAACAAGGACAGATACAAGTCGCTCGCCGACGAAATGGACTCCACTTTCGCCGAGTTGGCCGGCTATTAA
- the Syt4 gene encoding synaptotagmin-4 encodes MVEEEPQIKAIEGVTSPTIIGLCLGGAVFVLCMAALTCFCYRQRRSHNAKRHGPDQPLAFHTHRRPTAVKSPAGATTHYLKKSPSPTGPSKTPPGMSAPHTPSPTGSSSGSMAGPLESGVSNGSDKMEHAPTMKDVYSAENEVHTPTKEEMETNEKNLQQSAAYLGQLVFKLRYKHDKNALIVSVVRCGDLPAKDPNLGSSDPYVKLQLLPDKQHKVKTRVLRKTRNPVYDEDFTFYGINFNQLPNITLHFVVLSFDRYSRDDIIGEVFCALNTVDITQIENQQMALQREIQPRSLKIRSQGRGELLVSLCWQPAANRLTVVVLKARNLPKMDVTGLADPYVKIYLLYNGQRIAKKKTHVKKRTLSPVFNESFVFDIPAGGEGLESVSLEFLLLDWDRVTKNEVIGRLEMGGAKCTGTALHHWKEVCNSARRQIADWHKLRE; translated from the exons ATGGTGGAAGAAGAACCGCAGATTAAGGCCATCGAAGGTG TGACCTCGCCTACCATCATCGGACTATGTCTGGGGGGCGCAGTTTTTGTCCTCTGCATGGCAGCGCTGACTTGTTTTTGCTACCGACAAAGAAGAAGTCACAATGCTAAACGCCACGGTCCGGATCAACCTTTGGCATTTCACACCCATCGCAGACCCACAGCTGTCAAAAGTCCAGCTGGGGCCACTACGCACTACTTGAAGAAGAGTCCCAGTCCTACTGGACCCTCGAAAACTCCACCGGGA ATGTCGGCCCCGCACACTCCTAGTCCAACAGGTAGTTCTTCTGGTAGCATGGCAGGGCCTTTGGAAAGTGGGGTCTCTAACGGGAGCGACAAGATGGAACACGCCCCGACCATGAAAGATGTCTATTCTGCAGAAAACGAAGTGCATACTCCTACCAAGGAGGAGATGGAGACCAACGAGAAGAATCTCCAGCAGAGTGCAGCGTATCTTGGACAGCTCGTCTTCAAGCTCAG ATATAAGCACGACAAGAACGCCCTGATCGTCTCGGTGGTCCGTTGCGGCGACCTCCCCGCCAAAGACCCCAACCTAGGCTCCAGCGACCCCTACGTCAAACTTCAACTCCTTCCTGACAAGCAACACAAAGTCAAGACTCGAGTCCTCCGCAAGACCCGCAATCCAGTCTACGACGAAGACTTCACCTTCTACGGCATCAACTTCAACCAGCTTCCCAACATCACCCTCCACTTCGTCGTCCTCAGTTTCGATCGTTACAGCCGCGACGACATCATCGGCGAAGTCTTCTGCGCTCTCAACACTGTTGACATCACCCAAATCGAAAACCAACAGATGGCTCTACAACGCGAGATTCAACCGCGCAGTCTCAAA ATTCGTTCCCAAGGTCGCGGCGAGCTCTTGGTCTCTCTCTGTTGGCAACCAGCCGCCAACCGCCTCACCGTGGTGGTCCTCAAGGCCAGAAACCTCCCCAAAATGGACGTGACAGGACTGGCCGACCCCTACGTCAAAATCTACTTGCTCTACAACGGCCAGCGCATCGCCAAGAAGAAGACCCACGTGAAGAAGCGAACGCTCAGTCCCGTCTTCAACGAGAGCTTCGTTTTCGACATCCCGGCAGGAGGCGAAGGTCTGGAGTCCGTCAGTTTGGAGTTCTTGCTCCTGGATTGGGACAGAGTGACCAAGAACGAG GTGATTGGTCGGCTGGAGATGGGCGGGGCCAAGTGCACCGGCACGGCGCTGCACCATTGGAAGGAGGTGTGCAATTCGGCTCGCAGGCAGATAGCTGATTGGCACAAACTTAGAGAATAA